The region GCCGTGTTCTCGTACAATCCGGACTCGCGGAGTTCGTCCATGAAGATCGCGTCGGCCGCCTGCAGGAGTGCAACGCGCTCTGCCGTGACCTCCCCGAGGATTCGCACGGCGAGTCCCGGTCCCGGAAACGGGTGACGCCAGACGAACTCGTGACTGAGTCCCAGCACCTCACCCAGCTGACGAACCTCGTCTTTGAACAGATCTCGTAGCGGCTCGACGAGTTCCAACTCCATCCGCTCGGGGAGTCCGCCGACGTTGTGATGGGTCTTGATGGTGGCCGACGGTCCGCGAACCGACGCCGACTCGATCCTGTCGGGGTAGATCGTTCCCTGGGCCAGGAAACGGATGTTGCCGAGTTCGCGGGCTTCCGACTCGAAGACCTCGATGAACGTCTCGCCGATCGCCTTGCGCTTCTCCTCCGGCTCGTCGAGACCGGCGAGCCTCCCGAGAAACCGATCGGCCTCATCGGCGTAGCGAACATCCAGGTGATAGCCATCACGGAACGAGGTCAGGACCTGATCGGATTCGCCTTTGCGGAGCACGCCGTTGTTCACGAAGATGCAGGTCAGTCGATCCCCCAGCGCTCGATGCAGCAACAGAGCCATGACCGACGAGTCGACACCCCCCGACAGGCCACAGACGACACGCTCATCGCCGACCTGTTCGCGGATCGCCTCGATCGCCTGCTCGACGAAGGACTTGAGGGACCACTCGCCGGAGCAACCGGCGATTTCGAAGAGAAAGTTGTGCAGAATCTCTTTGCCCTGTTGAGTGTGAACCACCTCCGGATGGAACTGCACCCCGTAGAGCGCCCGATCCGTGTTTTCGACGGCGGCAAACGGTGCCGCATCCGACGCCGCCGTCACCTCAAATCCATCGGCGAGCCGCAGCACCCGATCGGCGTGGCTGGCCCAGACGTTCTGACTGGCATCGAGGCCGTGGAACAGCCTACTCCGTGCCCCACCCACCTGGACCACCGCCGGCCCGAACTCGCGGTCCCCTGCCGGCTCCACCTCTCCGCCCAGGTGATGCATCATCCATTGCATTCCGTAGCAGATCCCAAGAACCGGGACACCGAGCTCGAAGACCCGAGTCGATGGTCTCGGCGCATCGTCGTCGTAGACCGAACAGGGTCCACCGGAGAGGATGACCGCGACGACCTTCGTGCTATCCCCCGTCTCCAACGCGTCGTCAAAACGGCGGACCTCACTGTAGACACCGAGCTCTCGCACGCGACGCGCGATCAGCTGGGTGTACTGGCCACCGAAATCCAGAATCAGGACCATCTCGTCGCCGTGGGCGGTCACGTGTAAAACCTCACTCTTCGATCAACGTCTGCATGAGCGTCTCGAGGACCGTCGAACCCTTGAGCGAACGACTCTTGAGACAACGGTCGGCGTGAGACAGAGCCGCCGGAAACGCCAGTACTTCTTCCATCCGATACCGCCCGATGCTTCGGCGCAGAGTCTCCTTCTGCTGCCCGTAGGCATCCTGCAACGCCCTGGCCTCGGGCATCCCCCCCGCGATCCGGGCGCGGGCGGCCAACATCTGTCGCGCCCGCCACGCCAGCCCGCCGACAAGTCGGATCGGCTCTTCCCCGGCCGACGCGAGGCGTCGAACCGAGGCCAGCGCACGCTTGAGGTCGCGGTCGGCGAACGCATCGGCCAACTCCCAACCACTGAGAAGATCGCTCCCTCGTATCACCTCACGCAGGTCGTCGACGGTGATACGGCGTACGTCGCGATCCCCCATCCACGTGGACATCTTCTCGATCTCTCGCTCGACGCGATACATGTCTCCAAGACACGCAGCACTGAGGAACGAGACGGCCTCACGGTCGATCTCTACGCCGTGCTGAGCCGCCAGCGCTCGGATGTCGTTGAGCTTGCCGCTATCGAACGGAGCGCTCTCGGCAAAGTTGTAATGCCGACCCACCTGGGTCAAAGCCTTGTGGAGCTTCCGTCGCATGTCGAGCTTGCCACCCTTGATCACCACGTAAGACCCATCGGGTGGACGCTCGCTGTACTCGACGAGTGGGGCGGGCTCCCCTTCCAGGAACGCGGCATCGTGGACCCACACCACGCGAATTGGCGAGAACATCCCGACGCTACGCGCTGCCGAGACGATCTGACCGACTTCGTGCTTGCCCTCGGCAATCACCCGGGTCGACATCGAATCGTCGCCACCGGAGTCGGCGTCCGGACACAGTCGTCGGATCAGAGCGCGCTCCGCCCGATCTCGATACCAGGCGTCCTCACCCGTGATCAGCGTGACACCGGCCGGCCAGGGCTTCTCGAGGTCGGCGCGAAACTTCTCGAGAACCGTCCCGGCGGGAACGGCGCGGGTTCGTCGCGCCATCAGAACCCCTCGAAGATGGAGGTGATGACGGCACCTCCGGCGCCACGCGCGATGCTATCCAGGGCGATGGTCTCCTGGTCGAAGAACTCGCCCGTATCCGGCACGTCAAACTGCTCCTTGAACACGAGGCCTGACTGGCTCCAGAGCAGAACATCGTCGGCAACGGTTCGGAGTGTCGCGGCGATGAGAACCTCGGCCTCGATTCGCGTCGCACGACCGGCGTCGCTGAACTGGACCGGTCGCGTCACGTAGCTTGTGACGGCTCCTTCCAGGACCGCATCCGCGGAGGTCTTCTGTGTCACCACGTCAAAGCGTCCGCGCTTGGCAAGTTCGCCCGCAACTTCCTCGGTGAT is a window of Acidobacteriota bacterium DNA encoding:
- the guaA gene encoding glutamine-hydrolyzing GMP synthase, with product MTAHGDEMVLILDFGGQYTQLIARRVRELGVYSEVRRFDDALETGDSTKVVAVILSGGPCSVYDDDAPRPSTRVFELGVPVLGICYGMQWMMHHLGGEVEPAGDREFGPAVVQVGGARSRLFHGLDASQNVWASHADRVLRLADGFEVTAASDAAPFAAVENTDRALYGVQFHPEVVHTQQGKEILHNFLFEIAGCSGEWSLKSFVEQAIEAIREQVGDERVVCGLSGGVDSSVMALLLHRALGDRLTCIFVNNGVLRKGESDQVLTSFRDGYHLDVRYADEADRFLGRLAGLDEPEEKRKAIGETFIEVFESEARELGNIRFLAQGTIYPDRIESASVRGPSATIKTHHNVGGLPERMELELVEPLRDLFKDEVRQLGEVLGLSHEFVWRHPFPGPGLAVRILGEVTAERVALLQAADAIFMDELRESGLYENTA
- the holA gene encoding DNA polymerase III subunit delta, which translates into the protein MARRTRAVPAGTVLEKFRADLEKPWPAGVTLITGEDAWYRDRAERALIRRLCPDADSGGDDSMSTRVIAEGKHEVGQIVSAARSVGMFSPIRVVWVHDAAFLEGEPAPLVEYSERPPDGSYVVIKGGKLDMRRKLHKALTQVGRHYNFAESAPFDSGKLNDIRALAAQHGVEIDREAVSFLSAACLGDMYRVEREIEKMSTWMGDRDVRRITVDDLREVIRGSDLLSGWELADAFADRDLKRALASVRRLASAGEEPIRLVGGLAWRARQMLAARARIAGGMPEARALQDAYGQQKETLRRSIGRYRMEEVLAFPAALSHADRCLKSRSLKGSTVLETLMQTLIEE
- the lptE gene encoding LPS assembly lipoprotein LptE, with the translated sequence MIGRRLLVVGLVLSGMTTGCGYRLAGSASNSVIPNTVHVIAVLPFENRTNRPEIEQRITEEVAGELAKRGRFDVVTQKTSADAVLEGAVTSYVTRPVQFSDAGRATRIEAEVLIAATLRTVADDVLLWSQSGLVFKEQFDVPDTGEFFDQETIALDSIARGAGGAVITSIFEGF